In Bacteroidota bacterium, the sequence GGTTACTACGGATGCAACTGAGCGACGTTGTGTGTAGATGCAGGCGTGGCAACTTCCAGCGGGCGGAGTGATCTCTCTATGGCCATTCACCGCGCGCCGTTCACCTCCTGATCCATGCCTGCGATTCCCTCCGCCCGCTTCGGCCACGTCAACGTCGTCGCGCGAGACTGGCGCCGCCTCGCTGCGTTCTACACGTCCGTGTTCGGGTGCGAGTTCGTACCGCCTGAGCGGGACTACGCCGGGCCGGGCCGGGCCGCTGGCACCACCCTCCCCGGCGCACGCCAACGAGGTGTCCACCTCCGGCTCCCCGGCGGCGGCCCCGACGGGCCGACCCTCGAAATCTACACGTACGACGCCCCACCCTACGAAGGCGCAATCCAGCCGCCTACCGTCCACCAGCCGGGGTTCGGCCACATTGCCTTCGCCGTCGATGACGTGCGTGCTGCGCGCCAAGCCGTGCTCGCTGCGGGCGGCGAGGCCGTCGGCGAGGTGGTCGAGTCTGTCGCTTCGGCGGGGCAGCGCGTGACGTGGTGCTACTGCCGGGACCCCGAGGGCAACGTCGTAGAGCTTCAGCGGTGGAGCGACGCGGCATAGCGCCTGACCTGCCCTACCCATCCTCTACCTCCGTTCCATGCCACCGATTTCCTACGATGGTCGCCAGTTCCGCGCCGTCTCGAACGCCCCGAACGGCGAGGTCAGCGACGCGACGCGCTTCGCCTACCGCCAGCGCGGCGATGTCGTGTGGGCGACCTACGAGGGCGGCGGCGTCCGCTTCGGCACGCTCGTCGCCTCTGTTGATGTGGACGGCGTCCTCGACATGCGGTACGCGCACGTCAACACGAATGGCGACCTGATGACGGGCACATGCCGTTCGACGCCGGAGGTCCTGCCAGACGGACGGTTGCGGCTGCACGAGCGCTGGCGATGGACCTCGGGAGACGAGAGCGCGGGCACGTCGGTTGTCGAGGAGATCGCGCCGTAGTGGTCACTCCGTGTCCAGCGGGAGCAACCGGGAGTCGGCCAGCGCGGCGGTGCGGTGTCCTGCGCCGGCGAGGTAGTCTGGGTCCTGCGCCAGCCCGAGGAACGCATTCACGCTCGGGTAGCGGACCACGAGCACGGCATCCCACGCGGGACCGTCCGGCCCGATCAGGAACGCCTCGCCGCGTCCGTGGACAACGATCTCCGCGCCGTACTTGGCGAGAAAGGGCCGCGTGTGGCGGAGGTAGACTGCGTAGGCCTCGCGCCCGGAGGTGGGAGACAGCAGCGCGAGATCGGGGTGCGCACCGTAGTCGGCCGTCTCGCGAAACCGCAGCAGGTTCAGCATGATGACCGGGGCCGTGCGGTCGCGTCGGAGAAACGCCGCGATGGCGTCAGGGCGCGGGTCGATGTAGGCGCTCATGCGGGATTTAGAGACAAGGTAGCGGGGATGTCAAGGCGGAGCGGGTTGTCCAGATGTCTACCACAGAGTGGGGTCGTTCAGCGCGGCGACGCATGCCAGCGTTCCGGACGGCGGGAGCACATCACGTTCAACTAGCGCCTTGGCCTGCCAACCGAACGGATAGGCGAGCGGATATGGCACAGCGTACTCCTTAGCCAACGTGGCATCGAAACCGAAGCGGCCGTAGTAGGCGGGGTCGCCGTAGACGAGCACGAGGGCGACGTCGCGCCCGGCTAGGTGGGCGAGGCCCGTTTCGACGAGTTGACTGCCGAGCCGCTGTCGTTGCGCATCGGGATGGACGGCAAGCGGCGACAGGATGTAGCCCTCGCCAGGTTCACCGTCGCCGATGGTGACTGGGCTGAACGCGACGTGTCCAACGATCTCGCCGTCGGCTTCGGCTACGAGCGTCAGCGTCTCGGGCGTCGTCTGCTCGGCGAGGAGGTCGGCCGCCAGCGTCGCGATGGTGTCGCGCTCTGCTTCGGGAAACGCGGCGAGGTGCAACGCGCGGATGCCTACCTCATCGTGGACGGTCGCCGGTCGAAGCTGCGCCATGGGAATCGGTCAGACGTGACTCAGTAGGGTCCTCGGATGTGATCGTGCACGTGCTCGTCGTAGAACCCGCGCAGTCGTTCGTGCAGGGTGTCCGACAACGGCGGCAGCGCCGAGGTGTGCGCGTTGACCTCGGCCTGGGCGGGCGAACTCGCGCCCGGGATGACGACCGACACCGCCTCATGGTCGAGGACCCACCGCAGCGCCATCTCGACCATTGAGACGCCCTCGGGTAGGTAGTCGCGCAGGTGCTCCGAGAGGGCGACGCCTCGCTCGTAGGGCAGCCCCGCGAACGTCTCGCCGACGTTGAACGCCTGGCCGTCGCGGTTGAACGCGCGGTGGTCGTCCTTCCGGAAAACGGTGTCCGTGGTCAGCTTGCCGGTGAGGAGCCCGCTCGCAAGCGGCAGCCGGACGATAATCCCCACACCTCGCTCCGCGGCACGGTTGAAGAGTTCGCGGGCAGGCTTCTGGCGGAAGATGTTGAAAATGACCTGCAGCGAGGTCAGCCCCTCCTGCTCCAGGCACAACAGCCCCTCCCCCACCGACTCGACGCTCGCGCCAAACGCCGCGATCAGGCCGTCATCGCGCTGGCGGCGGAGCCAGTCGAAGACGTGGCCCGCGCGCAGCACCTCCATCGGCACGCAGTGGAGTTGCGTCAGGTCGATCGTTTCGACACCAAGACGATCCCGTGAGCGCTTCGTGGCCGCGCGGAGGCCGTTCTCGGAATACTGGTCGGGAAACAACTCGCCCGTCCGCCCGAGCTTGGTCGCCACGACGATGTCGGGATGCGTTGCCCGGAAGCGCCCGACGGACTGCTCGCTCGCACCGTTGCCGTAGACATCGGCGGTGTCGAAGAAGCGGACACCGTGGGCGTACGAGGCGCCGAGAATCTGCTGGGCGATGGCGTCGTCCCAGGGGCGACCCCAGCCGCCGCCGAGTTGCCAGCAGCCCAGACCGCACTCGGTGACGGGATTGAGGCGACCGAGCGGTCTCTTTTTCATTGGGGTGAGCTTGGCGAAGAAAGGGAGGGCATCGTGATTGCGCAGCCCGTACGATTGTGAGGCTACCAAGGGGAGATACTCATAGAACGCGCTCTTCTTGTCATCCTGAGCGGAATTCGCAGAGCGAATGAAGACGAAGAGCCTGCCCTCGCGAACGCGGGGGATCTCCGTCGTATCTCGTCGCGGAGACGCGACTTGGATGCTGACTCGGAGGTTCTTCGACTCGCTACGCTCGCTCAGAATGACAACAATCTGTGAACGCCTCTCCGCCTGGGCCAGGACACGCTCAGCCTAGGCGGAGAGCTACCGAGATTTTCGGCGCACCCGTTTTCTAGCCCTGCGGGCCGTCCCATTCCGCGACGCCCAATGCCTCAAGGCCGCCCTTGCGGATCGGCTCGCTGGCGTCGTTGAGGGCCTGGAAGCCGAAGTCGAGCCCGGCGATGGTGCGCATCGGCCGCTTGCCGTGCGGCATGTCGATGAGCTGGCTGAAGATGTCGACCACGATGTGCGCGTCGGTCGGGGCCTCGCCGTTGGCGAACAGGTCGCGCACGGTGCCTTCGAAGCCCTGGAAAAACTCGCCGACGTGCCCGTAGGCTGCCATCACCTCTTGGCGCGAGCCCTGCTTCATGTTCTCGAAGAAGCTCGTCTCGAACGGCCCCGGCTCAACGAGGACCACGTCGATGCCGAGCGGCGCGAGCTCGTAGCGCATCGCTTCGCTCAGGCCTTCGAGGCCCCACTTGCTGGCGTTGTAGACGCCGAAGCCTGGGAACGCGGCGCGGCCGGCCGTCGAGCTCACCTGGATGATGAGCCCGTCGCTCTGCGCGCGCATGCCGGGCAGGACCGCGTTGGCCACGCGCGCCGTGCCCACGATGTTGAGGTCGAGCTGCGCGAGGAACTCGTCGGCGGTGAAGGACTCGACAGGGCCGCCGTAGCCGTAGCCCGCGTTGTTGATGAGCACGTCCACGCCGTCCATCTCGCGCACGGCCTGCTGCACGCTCTCGTCGGAGGTGACGTCCATCTCGTGGACGGAGATCGAGACGCCCTCAGCGGCGGCGAAGTCGCGAAGCTCCTGTGCCTTGGCAGCGTTGCGCGCGTCCACGGCGCGCATCGTGGCGTAGACGTGGTGGCCTTTCTGGGCGAGGGTCTTCGCGGCGTCGAGACCAAAGCCGCTGCTGCATCCGGTGATGAGGATCTTCTTCGACATACGTGTTCCTGGCAGAAGGTTGGGGAGAAATAACGCGGTCTGTGACCCCGAGGCAGGTGTGACGTTGCCACCCGCAGGGGGGCGGATTCCACAAGCCTATGCGGTGGCACTTCCCGTCAACGCCGACCACTCACGGACCACGCCCGCGCAGCGCCGGGGTTTCGCGTCGCGTCGCGAACCGAACGCCCGACGCCCCGCACCTTCATGAGGCCCTGGAGGTAGGGCTGCACGCAACCGCCGACGAGCGCTCGTGACGGCCCGTCGTGCTCGATCTGCCCCCAGAAGGATTCGCGGTCGCACTCGGACGATAGGCAAGCGTGCAGGATCGTCTTGCCTAGGCGCTCAGCCGCTGGAACCGCCACCGCACGTAGAAGACGATGACCGCGTGGAGGACGACGCCGACGGCAAGGCCGATGGCATGGTCGAGGCGGTCAACGCTGGGGGTGCGGCTGAGGACCCAGAGCGTCGCCCCAGACACCGGAAGGAACAGCAGCGCCGCGGTGCCAGCCCCCGGGTTGTACGCACGGCGCACGAGCACCGGCACGACGTGCGCGACGGCGTTGATGAGCGTCGGATAGACGACGGCCAGCCCCAGACCGATGTCGTACGACGCGGCCCCGACGATCACGGCCGTGAAGAGCGCCCAGACCCCCACGATGTTGATGACGAAGATCGCCGTGACGGGGAGCAGATCGCGCCCGCCGCCCATCACGTCGTTGACCCAGGTCCGGAAGCGGTCCCCGTCGTGCTCCTCGTACTGGTGAACCTGGTACATCGGGAGGTGGAGATAGACGAGGACCAACGCCAGCGACGCGTCGCGCAGCAGCACCAAGCCGAGCGCCGTGATGACGAAGGCGGACAAGAAGCCGCCGTAGACCCAGTTGGAGGTCAACCGCTCGTACGACATGGTTCTTTCTCTGTGGTGGACGGGACGAGAGCCGGCTGATCAAAAGAACGCCACACGGCTATCTCTCCAAGTCCGCTCAATGAGTTGGGCTCGTGCCCTCCTGCACTTGATTCAGAGCCGAAGTCAGGCGAAGCCAATCTCTGGCGACTGTGGCGGTTCTCAGCATCGCTGAGATGCTGCATCGAGTTTAGCATGACAAGTTGGAAGGTATACGACATGGTCGATACCACTTCACACGCAAGGTCCGCCTAGATCGAATGGGGAAACCAAACGCCGCATCGGGATCATACGCGGTAAGGACCCAGAATGGGCGCTCACACCTCGATGACGCCTTGGAGATAGGACTGCACGTAGCCGCCGATGAGCGTCCGCGGCACGCCTCCGCGCTCGATCAGCTCGCAGAAGAGCTCGCCGCCACGCGGGGACGCCTGGTAGGCGTGCAGCGTCGTCTTGCCAAGGCGGTCGGCCCAGAGCGGCACGAGCGCGCAGTGGATCGAGCCGGTCACCGGGTCCTCGGTCATACTGGTCCCTTCCTCGGGCGCGAGGTAGCGCGAGACGAAGTCGTAGTCCTGCCCCGGTGCCGTCGGGACGAAGCCGATCATCTCGGAGCCGCGCATGAGATCGATCAACAGGCCGTAGTCTGGTTGCAGCGCACGGACCTGCGCTTCGTCCTCGAACACCGCGTAGTAGTTGATGCCCGCACGGAGGAACTCGTTGGGACGCCCGCCCAGTCCGGCGACGATGCGGTCGGTCAGCGTGGCCGGTTCGGCGGCGTAGGCAGGGAAGTCCATCACGAGTTGCTCGCCCTCCCAGTGGACGAGCAACTCGCCGCTCCGCGTGTGGAAGCGCAGGGGCCTGCGCTCCACGCCGAGGTGGTGAAACAGCACGAAGCCCGTGGCGAGCGTCGCGTGGCCACAGAGCGGGATCTCGAAGCTGGGTGTGAACCAGCGCAGGCGGTAGCTGCCGTCCAGGTTGGCGGAGACGAAGGCGGTCTCGGCGAGATTGTTCTCCGCTGCAATCGCCTGCAGCAGCGCGTCGTCCGGCCACGCTTCCAGCACGCACACCGCTGCCGGATTGCCCGCGAATTGCTGGCTAGCGAAGGCGTCGACTTGGTATAGGGGGATACGCATAGCCTGCGCGGCTGTCAGTGGGACGAAGCGCTTCGCTGTTCGAGATCTTCCACGATCCACTCTGCAAAGCCTTCTGAGCCTTCAGCGCCCACCAGGGTGCGAAAGTAGGGAAGCTCGGCCTGAAGCAAGGCACGTAGTTTCCTCTGAACGCCTCCGTCAGCTTCGGGATGCCGATGGTCTGTGCACACGACGAAGCCTGCGATGATGTCCAGCAACTCAGTACGAAGCTCGGCATCGCACTGCCGCAGCACATCCATGAGAAACGGGAAGGCGGGTACAGCTGCGGAGGAGACATAGGCATGCTGATGGCACAAACCGCACCATAGGTTGTGGGAGGCCTCTAACGCGTCTGACTTCTCACCTAATGCCAGTCTTCGCAGCTGATTAGGCACGCTTACAGCGCTACCGTAGGCCGTGTGATAGGAGTCCCATCTGATCGCATTCAGTCGCTCAGCGAAAGACGTTGCTTCGGGTGACGTCATGGAGCTAAACACCTAACCTCATCCCACTCCACGTGGAAAGCGACAACGTGCAGGTCGATGACCTTGTCTGCACAGAGCCGGGTTGAACGATCACGCCGCCTTGCTGCGAACCCGCTGGATCGCCTGGCGCCAGAGGATTTTCGGAATCGAGACCACGTCCCGTGGATTTCGCGCGGCCACGAACGCCTCCCGCTTCGCGGTGCGATAGATCTCCGGCGACGCCTTCGAGGGGTGACCGGCGTCCAGCGGCGGCTGCGGGTCGTACTCGATGGCGAGCTGCGTGACCTCGGCATGCGCCTGGCCGCACAGCTCCATGACGACGTCGAGCGCGAGGTCGATGCCGGCGGACACGCCCGCCGCCGTGATGATCTTGCCCGACCGGACGATGCGCTCGTCGCGGCGTGCGTCTACGCCGAAGCCTTTCAGCACGCTCTGCGCCGCCCAGTGCGTCGTGGCAGGACGCCCCTTTAGAATGCCCGCCGCTGCGAGCACCAGCGCCCCCGTGCACACCGAGAGCGTCAGGGTGCTCGTCTCGTGGGCAGAGCGTACCCACTCAATCAGGGCGCGGTCT encodes:
- a CDS encoding HXXEE domain-containing protein, which translates into the protein MSYERLTSNWVYGGFLSAFVITALGLVLLRDASLALVLVYLHLPMYQVHQYEEHDGDRFRTWVNDVMGGGRDLLPVTAIFVINIVGVWALFTAVIVGAASYDIGLGLAVVYPTLINAVAHVVPVLVRRAYNPGAGTAALLFLPVSGATLWVLSRTPSVDRLDHAIGLAVGVVLHAVIVFYVRWRFQRLSA
- a CDS encoding n-acetylglutamate synthase; this translates as MPPISYDGRQFRAVSNAPNGEVSDATRFAYRQRGDVVWATYEGGGVRFGTLVASVDVDGVLDMRYAHVNTNGDLMTGTCRSTPEVLPDGRLRLHERWRWTSGDESAGTSVVEEIAP
- a CDS encoding VOC family protein, whose amino-acid sequence is MPAIPSARFGHVNVVARDWRRLAAFYTSVFGCEFVPPERDYAGPGRAAGTTLPGARQRGVHLRLPGGGPDGPTLEIYTYDAPPYEGAIQPPTVHQPGFGHIAFAVDDVRAARQAVLAAGGEAVGEVVESVASAGQRVTWCYCRDPEGNVVELQRWSDAA
- a CDS encoding DUF1330 domain-containing protein, with amino-acid sequence MSAYIDPRPDAIAAFLRRDRTAPVIMLNLLRFRETADYGAHPDLALLSPTSGREAYAVYLRHTRPFLAKYGAEIVVHGRGEAFLIGPDGPAWDAVLVVRYPSVNAFLGLAQDPDYLAGAGHRTAALADSRLLPLDTE
- a CDS encoding DJ-1/PfpI family protein; its protein translation is MQIAIVLYDGMTALDAIGPYEVLRTIPDADLRFVSNTPGPVVTDSGVLVLGATHSFAETPAPDLFLVPGSTADTATAMADRALIEWVRSAHETSTLTLSVCTGALVLAAAGILKGRPATTHWAAQSVLKGFGVDARRDERIVRSGKIITAAGVSAGIDLALDVVMELCGQAHAEVTQLAIEYDPQPPLDAGHPSKASPEIYRTAKREAFVAARNPRDVVSIPKILWRQAIQRVRSKAA
- a CDS encoding PhzF family phenazine biosynthesis protein; this encodes MRIPLYQVDAFASQQFAGNPAAVCVLEAWPDDALLQAIAAENNLAETAFVSANLDGSYRLRWFTPSFEIPLCGHATLATGFVLFHHLGVERRPLRFHTRSGELLVHWEGEQLVMDFPAYAAEPATLTDRIVAGLGGRPNEFLRAGINYYAVFEDEAQVRALQPDYGLLIDLMRGSEMIGFVPTAPGQDYDFVSRYLAPEEGTSMTEDPVTGSIHCALVPLWADRLGKTTLHAYQASPRGGELFCELIERGGVPRTLIGGYVQSYLQGVIEV
- a CDS encoding N-acetyltransferase; the protein is MAQLRPATVHDEVGIRALHLAAFPEAERDTIATLAADLLAEQTTPETLTLVAEADGEIVGHVAFSPVTIGDGEPGEGYILSPLAVHPDAQRQRLGSQLVETGLAHLAGRDVALVLVYGDPAYYGRFGFDATLAKEYAVPYPLAYPFGWQAKALVERDVLPPSGTLACVAALNDPTLW
- a CDS encoding aldo/keto reductase — encoded protein: MKKRPLGRLNPVTECGLGCWQLGGGWGRPWDDAIAQQILGASYAHGVRFFDTADVYGNGASEQSVGRFRATHPDIVVATKLGRTGELFPDQYSENGLRAATKRSRDRLGVETIDLTQLHCVPMEVLRAGHVFDWLRRQRDDGLIAAFGASVESVGEGLLCLEQEGLTSLQVIFNIFRQKPARELFNRAAERGVGIIVRLPLASGLLTGKLTTDTVFRKDDHRAFNRDGQAFNVGETFAGLPYERGVALSEHLRDYLPEGVSMVEMALRWVLDHEAVSVVIPGASSPAQAEVNAHTSALPPLSDTLHERLRGFYDEHVHDHIRGPY
- a CDS encoding SDR family oxidoreductase; the encoded protein is MSKKILITGCSSGFGLDAAKTLAQKGHHVYATMRAVDARNAAKAQELRDFAAAEGVSISVHEMDVTSDESVQQAVREMDGVDVLINNAGYGYGGPVESFTADEFLAQLDLNIVGTARVANAVLPGMRAQSDGLIIQVSSTAGRAAFPGFGVYNASKWGLEGLSEAMRYELAPLGIDVVLVEPGPFETSFFENMKQGSRQEVMAAYGHVGEFFQGFEGTVRDLFANGEAPTDAHIVVDIFSQLIDMPHGKRPMRTIAGLDFGFQALNDASEPIRKGGLEALGVAEWDGPQG